The following are from one region of the Sandaracinus amylolyticus genome:
- a CDS encoding phosphodiester glycosidase family protein, translated as MLIAIGIPTSSAQDEALIVERVRLPRAPEVDVGDRIATIVRFDLRRYALRFLTESHEGPRRPATDWVREHRLVGAINAGMFLPSGRSCGYLRARGEVRSNRRPARFDAVIGFDPRASAAPFAIGGTGCGVDLDGMTERYDSVLQGVRMMVDCEGRAQRTWRTRRYSAALLGADREGRAVMVHVRTPYRMQVLAEMLAADALGLRGLVYMEGGPEASLVVDAGRTQVREMGSWEDGFHEADDVREFWDLPNVVGVEAR; from the coding sequence ATGCTGATCGCGATCGGGATCCCAACGTCGAGCGCCCAGGACGAGGCGTTGATCGTGGAGCGGGTGCGATTGCCGCGCGCGCCCGAGGTGGACGTCGGCGATCGCATCGCGACGATCGTGCGCTTCGATCTCCGCCGCTACGCGCTGCGCTTCCTGACCGAGAGCCACGAGGGGCCGCGCCGCCCTGCGACCGACTGGGTGCGCGAGCATCGGCTCGTCGGGGCGATCAACGCGGGCATGTTCCTGCCGAGCGGGCGCAGCTGCGGGTATCTGCGGGCCCGCGGCGAGGTGCGCAGCAATCGTCGTCCCGCGCGCTTCGATGCGGTGATCGGGTTCGATCCGCGCGCGAGCGCGGCGCCCTTCGCGATCGGCGGCACGGGATGCGGGGTCGATCTCGACGGGATGACCGAGCGCTACGACAGCGTGCTCCAGGGCGTGCGCATGATGGTCGACTGCGAAGGACGCGCGCAGCGCACCTGGCGCACCCGCCGCTACAGCGCGGCGCTGCTGGGCGCGGATCGCGAAGGGCGCGCGGTGATGGTCCACGTTCGCACGCCGTATCGCATGCAGGTGCTCGCGGAGATGCTCGCGGCGGACGCGCTCGGACTGCGCGGTCTCGTGTACATGGAGGGTGGGCCCGAGGCGTCGCTGGTGGTCGACGCAGGGCGCACCCAGGTGCGCGAGATGGGGAGCTGGGAGGACGGATTCCACGAGGCCGACGACGTGCGCGAATTCTGGGATCTGCCGAACGTCGTGGGCGTGGAGGCCCGATGA
- a CDS encoding AraC family transcriptional regulator has protein sequence MTHDASTHDLPRQPTTWGRALAAMLDRARPLGIDPEVLRRALGVDDALLRDPDGRVPLTALYELVERVIDETGDPHAHLRLAQQLDVEAFDALGLLVMSSPTLGDALDRTLEYQRVFVEGERYEGIATERALHVRYVPWGPPRAAHVAMADIFARDLAVNVAMVTGAPIPGVQVRLRRAPPADRARWEALLGTSAELDAPVDEVVLPKDALELAIPRADAVLARFFARYLDARLAKLPAPSWTARAERAIEDLLPRGEPTLASLAQRLHASPRTLQRRLEDEGTTFGALLESVRRSRALALVEAGMSIAEVAWMLGYSEPSAFHRAFRRWTGRTPASWRARST, from the coding sequence GTGACCCACGACGCCAGCACGCATGACCTTCCGCGCCAGCCCACCACGTGGGGCCGCGCCCTCGCCGCGATGCTCGATCGCGCGCGCCCGCTCGGCATCGATCCCGAGGTGCTGCGGCGCGCGCTGGGCGTCGACGACGCGCTGCTGCGCGATCCCGATGGGCGGGTGCCGCTCACCGCGCTCTACGAGCTCGTGGAGCGGGTGATCGACGAGACCGGCGATCCCCACGCGCACCTCCGCCTCGCGCAGCAGCTCGACGTCGAGGCGTTCGACGCGCTCGGGCTCCTCGTGATGTCGAGCCCGACCCTGGGCGACGCGCTCGATCGCACGCTCGAGTACCAGCGCGTCTTCGTGGAGGGCGAGCGCTACGAGGGCATCGCGACCGAGCGCGCGCTGCACGTGCGCTACGTGCCGTGGGGCCCGCCGCGCGCCGCGCACGTCGCGATGGCCGACATCTTCGCGCGCGATCTGGCGGTGAACGTCGCGATGGTCACCGGCGCGCCGATCCCCGGGGTGCAGGTGCGACTGCGGCGCGCTCCGCCGGCGGATCGCGCGCGCTGGGAAGCGCTGCTCGGCACGTCCGCCGAGCTCGACGCGCCGGTCGACGAGGTCGTGCTCCCGAAGGACGCGCTCGAGCTCGCGATCCCCCGCGCCGACGCGGTGCTCGCGCGCTTCTTCGCGCGTTACCTCGACGCGCGCCTCGCGAAGCTGCCCGCGCCCTCGTGGACCGCGCGCGCCGAGCGCGCGATCGAAGACCTGCTGCCGCGCGGCGAGCCCACGCTCGCATCGCTCGCGCAGCGCCTCCACGCGAGCCCGCGCACGCTGCAGCGCCGGCTCGAGGACGAGGGCACGACCTTCGGCGCGCTGCTCGAGTCGGTGCGTCGCTCACGCGCCCTGGCGCTGGTCGAGGCGGGCATGTCGATCGCCGAGGTCGCGTGGATGCTCGGCTACTCCGAGCCCAGCGCGTTCCATCGTGCGTTCCGCCGCTGGACCGGACGAACGCCCGCGAGTTGGCGGGCGCGGAGTACTTGA
- a CDS encoding GDSL-type esterase/lipase family protein, with protein sequence MRHVIAILLVALCAWPVRSQDAPLGVAVPIDDPRHRVLPRVRAALDRARRGEGVARLSFWGASHTASDQYTGFLRERLQRRFGDAGAGLVMPAIPFALYERRDVTMHESAGWRGVRVRGAERAPDRYGRAGFAVETTTASWARVRASSVAHAELWASGAGTVELRVDDAIVANVPLAPGTMFLEAEVARGSHVVEARARGDGPVRVFGMLLESGQPGVIVESFGVPGARARDQLPWDEAELRAQIARRPPDLVALAYGTNETGDRTPMSTLDRDLRAVIARWHRVAPESACLVIGPSDWMQSREGALGPRARTTEVRDLYRRIALAEGCGFFDLLALQGGPGAIARWVAMGWALNDHVHMTDEGHARVAELLERALIAR encoded by the coding sequence ATGAGGCACGTCATCGCGATCCTGCTCGTGGCGCTCTGCGCGTGGCCGGTGCGATCGCAGGACGCGCCGCTCGGGGTCGCGGTGCCGATCGACGATCCCCGACATCGTGTGTTGCCGCGGGTGCGTGCCGCGCTCGATCGAGCGCGACGGGGCGAGGGCGTCGCGCGCCTGTCGTTCTGGGGCGCGTCGCACACCGCGTCGGATCAGTACACCGGGTTCCTCCGTGAGCGCCTGCAGCGGCGGTTCGGCGATGCGGGCGCGGGCCTGGTGATGCCGGCGATCCCGTTCGCGCTCTACGAGCGGCGCGACGTGACGATGCACGAGAGCGCGGGATGGCGCGGAGTGCGGGTGCGCGGCGCCGAGCGCGCGCCCGATCGTTACGGTCGCGCAGGGTTCGCGGTGGAGACGACGACCGCGTCGTGGGCGCGGGTGCGCGCATCGAGCGTCGCGCACGCCGAGCTCTGGGCGTCGGGCGCGGGCACCGTCGAGCTCCGGGTCGACGACGCGATCGTCGCGAACGTGCCGCTCGCGCCGGGCACGATGTTCCTCGAGGCCGAGGTCGCGCGTGGATCGCACGTGGTCGAGGCGCGCGCGCGAGGTGATGGACCGGTGCGCGTGTTCGGGATGCTGCTCGAGAGCGGCCAGCCCGGCGTGATCGTCGAGTCGTTCGGGGTGCCGGGCGCGAGGGCACGCGATCAGCTCCCGTGGGACGAGGCCGAGCTGCGCGCCCAGATCGCGCGACGTCCGCCCGATCTCGTCGCGCTCGCCTACGGCACCAACGAGACCGGCGATCGCACTCCGATGTCGACGCTCGATCGCGATCTGCGCGCGGTGATCGCGCGCTGGCATCGTGTGGCGCCGGAGAGCGCGTGCCTGGTGATCGGCCCGTCCGACTGGATGCAGTCGCGCGAGGGCGCGCTCGGTCCTCGGGCCCGCACCACCGAGGTGCGCGATCTCTATCGCCGCATCGCGCTCGCCGAGGGCTGCGGGTTCTTCGATCTGCTCGCGCTCCAGGGCGGGCCCGGCGCGATCGCGCGCTGGGTCGCGATGGGATGGGCACTGAACGATCACGTGCACATGACCGACGAGGGCCACGCCCGGGTCGCGGAGCTGCTCGAGCGCGCGCTCATCGCTCGCTGA
- a CDS encoding sensor histidine kinase: MSTSRARWLALGVALPTVLLGVGWLAASARERASRVREIEGRLEGVAAAVRGAIDEGLEELRRREDERPFYLYNHYYSPPDVLAISDPVAVSPLAAGPRDERVIGWFQVDPDGTVRTPWTALPDEEGPPEAARVRALARSDALADLRAVVRGRDAGQLVARARPSVADPVLLADARFAQQSEPVTVGLNYDAVSLANEIQQAQAGDVGAFERISRRGRQAPVTTRRSVGLDELQQQRGSARDNPPPQQVVPEPTESPPLVPTSIEVDYTPMQWRADDDAVVLTRVVSHEGAAVLQGVMLDRAAIASRWVPEVITRVSAGGPTPRVLEAHEDATCALRRPASETLRGLDLCFEHTSVEGSIAALDGEMRWQVGALIGLVLAVAAAALAIARASRRAEELAMQRSAFVSAVSHELRTPLTTIRMHAEMLEDDLVDDARRPRVYREIATESVRLSRLVENVLEISRLEEGRRPLRKARGDLAGQVREVVEAQMPFASTKGCTLRVIADEPIELSFDAQAIEQIVVNLIDNAVKYAPGEIEVEVRLQGERAVIAVRDRGPGIPEGERSRVFERFHRVERAETAHKPGTGIGLSLVRDLARAHGGEASAHGREGGGCELQVELPRS; the protein is encoded by the coding sequence ATGAGCACGTCGCGCGCGCGCTGGCTCGCGCTCGGCGTCGCGCTGCCGACGGTGTTGCTCGGCGTCGGGTGGCTCGCGGCGTCGGCGCGCGAGCGCGCGTCGCGGGTGCGCGAGATCGAGGGCCGGCTCGAGGGCGTCGCGGCGGCGGTGCGCGGCGCGATCGACGAGGGGCTCGAGGAGCTGCGACGTCGCGAGGACGAGCGACCGTTCTATCTCTACAACCACTACTACAGCCCGCCGGACGTGCTCGCGATCAGCGATCCGGTCGCGGTCTCGCCGCTCGCCGCGGGGCCGCGCGACGAGCGGGTGATCGGGTGGTTCCAGGTCGATCCCGACGGGACGGTGCGCACGCCGTGGACCGCGCTCCCCGACGAAGAAGGCCCGCCCGAGGCGGCGCGGGTGCGCGCGCTCGCGCGCAGCGATGCGCTCGCCGATCTGCGGGCGGTGGTGCGCGGTCGTGATGCCGGGCAGCTCGTGGCTCGGGCGCGCCCGAGCGTGGCCGATCCGGTGCTGCTCGCCGACGCGCGCTTCGCGCAGCAGAGCGAGCCGGTGACGGTGGGGCTCAACTACGACGCGGTGTCGCTGGCGAACGAGATCCAGCAGGCGCAGGCGGGCGACGTGGGCGCGTTCGAGCGGATCTCGCGACGCGGGCGTCAGGCGCCGGTGACCACCCGGCGCAGCGTGGGGCTCGACGAGCTGCAGCAGCAGCGAGGCTCGGCGCGCGACAATCCGCCGCCCCAGCAGGTCGTCCCCGAGCCCACCGAGTCGCCTCCGCTGGTGCCCACCTCGATCGAGGTCGACTACACGCCGATGCAGTGGCGCGCCGACGACGACGCGGTCGTGCTCACGCGCGTGGTCTCGCACGAGGGCGCGGCGGTGCTCCAGGGCGTGATGCTCGATCGCGCGGCGATCGCGTCGCGCTGGGTGCCCGAGGTGATCACGCGGGTCTCGGCGGGCGGGCCGACCCCGCGGGTGCTCGAGGCCCACGAGGATGCGACGTGCGCGCTGCGTCGCCCTGCGAGCGAGACGTTGCGCGGCCTCGATCTGTGCTTCGAGCACACATCGGTCGAAGGATCGATCGCCGCGCTCGACGGTGAGATGCGGTGGCAGGTCGGTGCGCTGATCGGTCTCGTGCTCGCGGTCGCGGCGGCGGCGCTGGCGATCGCGCGGGCGTCGCGGCGCGCCGAGGAGCTCGCGATGCAGCGCAGCGCGTTCGTGAGCGCGGTGAGCCACGAGCTGCGCACCCCGCTCACCACGATCCGCATGCACGCCGAGATGCTCGAGGACGATCTGGTCGACGACGCGCGGCGGCCCCGGGTCTATCGGGAGATCGCGACCGAGAGCGTGCGCTTGTCGCGCCTCGTCGAGAACGTGCTCGAGATCTCGCGGCTCGAGGAAGGACGCCGACCGCTGCGCAAGGCGCGCGGCGATCTCGCCGGACAGGTGCGCGAGGTGGTCGAAGCGCAGATGCCGTTCGCGTCGACGAAGGGATGCACGCTGCGGGTGATCGCGGACGAGCCGATCGAGCTCTCGTTCGACGCGCAGGCGATCGAGCAGATCGTCGTGAACCTGATCGACAACGCCGTGAAGTACGCGCCGGGCGAGATCGAGGTCGAGGTGCGTCTGCAGGGCGAGCGCGCCGTGATCGCAGTGCGCGATCGCGGTCCGGGGATCCCCGAGGGCGAACGATCGCGCGTCTTCGAGCGCTTCCATCGCGTCGAGCGCGCCGAGACCGCGCACAAGCCGGGCACCGGCATCGGGCTCTCGCTGGTGCGCGATCTGGCGCGCGCGCACGGAGGCGAGGCGAGCGCACACGGAAGGGAGGGCGGAGGATGCGAGCTGCAGGTCGAGCTGCCGCGATCGTGA
- a CDS encoding intermembrane phospholipid transport protein YdbH family protein, with translation MRKSLRSSTAEPPPRAIRRTGARIGGLSLALLVLGALVWRAVEVEVPALVASHVRSELAKVGLPDARFRVERVALDHVRFTEVRLAPDLEAESIEVGFDPFGDRGVSMTIEGARWSTALDEDALRESTPARLIARAEAPSDDGGGGPGIDHVRIERSHVVLARADGAPIDVAIEGELAPGDTRGAIVLETETFGAWAISMHPRAQTLEIEARAASGETLDLGITQHDDAIAWSLDGTLPRAIAAHLAPAIELSASPSVRARGTARGTTWTLDDAHLDVHVARAAHEAHEVRDAHVVLDATGEIAPGLALDVRSHLHLAHARIEDVRLERAVLAPRLDVERAVDGSIIAHTRTDVGVKLGVFAVGSEDSALSFHDVALALSPRGDRPMIARTTGGDVEITLHARARSPRADGVLRASGVRADGDVDLVLGANPSLAAPLAIRVARMTQTDAELSLRDVRLDLPFDLDAQQSIRARGRGRARHSAWSGVALGPTEGTLALVGDQLGLTLEGRASARAPFHVDVALGIETGRGHVDIEVPIAPIDANDALHRVFAKHCGARIVGRTGVSLHGLLGPQVGAGEGRVTFENVALENESGQLQASGLSGTLDLAHLDPPVSAGADRVRWDALTLGGTISLREGSANIHFARPPRGAGRTASGTVRREIVIAGAEAAVGGGRVQVAPFRVDPEAPSLALDLTLRGIELQRLASAVSSGRASGTGRLDGRMSLRVDLVADTPRIVLGRGRLSARGPGRVRIRELPASATPARGLDQLRDGEWIEQRVLAALADFEYSRLAFELHGEEGTTRLRARVQGRGARTPQELDLTLQVNGLQPALDRGLVLLGRGPSQEPS, from the coding sequence ATGCGTAAGTCGCTTCGCAGCAGCACCGCGGAGCCGCCGCCTCGCGCGATTCGTCGCACGGGCGCGCGCATCGGTGGGCTCTCTCTCGCGCTCCTCGTGCTGGGCGCGCTCGTGTGGCGCGCGGTCGAGGTCGAGGTGCCCGCGCTCGTCGCGTCGCACGTACGCAGCGAGCTCGCGAAGGTCGGCCTGCCGGACGCTCGGTTCCGCGTCGAACGCGTCGCGCTCGATCACGTGCGCTTCACCGAGGTGCGGCTCGCGCCGGATCTCGAGGCGGAGTCGATCGAGGTCGGGTTCGATCCGTTCGGCGATCGCGGCGTCTCGATGACGATCGAGGGTGCGCGCTGGTCGACCGCGCTGGACGAAGACGCGCTGCGCGAGAGCACGCCCGCGCGCCTGATCGCGCGCGCCGAGGCGCCGAGCGACGACGGTGGTGGCGGCCCGGGGATCGATCACGTGCGCATCGAGCGATCGCACGTGGTGCTCGCGCGCGCCGACGGCGCACCGATCGACGTCGCCATCGAGGGCGAGCTCGCGCCCGGCGACACCCGCGGCGCGATCGTGCTCGAGACCGAGACGTTCGGCGCGTGGGCGATCTCGATGCACCCGCGGGCGCAGACCCTCGAGATCGAGGCCCGCGCCGCGTCCGGCGAGACGCTCGACCTCGGCATCACCCAGCACGACGACGCGATCGCGTGGTCGCTCGACGGCACGCTCCCCCGCGCGATCGCCGCCCACCTGGCGCCGGCGATCGAGCTCTCCGCGTCGCCCTCGGTGCGCGCGCGCGGCACCGCGCGGGGCACGACGTGGACCCTCGACGACGCGCACCTCGACGTGCACGTGGCGCGCGCCGCGCACGAGGCGCACGAGGTCCGCGACGCGCACGTCGTGCTCGACGCGACGGGCGAGATCGCGCCGGGGCTCGCGCTCGACGTGCGCTCGCATCTCCATCTCGCGCACGCGCGCATCGAGGACGTGCGGCTCGAGCGCGCGGTGCTCGCGCCCCGGCTCGACGTGGAGCGTGCGGTCGACGGATCGATCATCGCCCACACCCGGACCGACGTCGGCGTGAAGCTCGGCGTGTTCGCGGTGGGCTCCGAGGACTCCGCGCTGAGCTTCCACGACGTGGCGCTCGCGCTCTCACCGCGCGGCGATCGCCCGATGATCGCGCGCACGACCGGCGGCGACGTCGAGATCACGCTCCACGCGCGCGCTCGCTCTCCGCGCGCCGACGGAGTGCTCCGCGCGTCCGGCGTTCGCGCCGATGGCGACGTCGATCTCGTGCTCGGCGCGAATCCGTCGCTCGCGGCGCCTCTCGCGATCCGCGTCGCGCGCATGACCCAGACCGACGCCGAGCTCTCGCTGCGCGACGTGCGCCTCGATCTCCCGTTCGATCTCGACGCGCAACAGTCGATCCGTGCGCGTGGTCGCGGCCGCGCGCGCCACTCGGCGTGGAGCGGTGTCGCGCTGGGACCGACCGAGGGCACGCTCGCGCTCGTCGGTGATCAGCTCGGGCTCACGCTCGAGGGCCGCGCCAGCGCGCGCGCCCCGTTCCACGTCGACGTCGCGCTGGGCATCGAGACCGGCCGCGGCCACGTCGACATCGAGGTGCCGATCGCGCCGATCGACGCGAACGACGCGCTGCACCGTGTGTTCGCGAAGCACTGCGGCGCGCGCATCGTGGGCCGCACCGGCGTGTCGCTGCACGGGCTGCTCGGTCCGCAGGTCGGTGCGGGCGAGGGGCGCGTCACGTTCGAGAACGTCGCGCTCGAGAACGAGTCGGGCCAGCTCCAGGCGAGCGGTCTCAGCGGCACGCTCGACCTCGCGCACCTCGATCCGCCGGTGAGCGCGGGCGCCGACCGCGTGCGCTGGGACGCGCTCACGCTCGGCGGAACGATCTCGCTCCGCGAGGGCAGCGCGAACATCCACTTCGCGCGCCCGCCGCGCGGCGCGGGTCGCACCGCGTCGGGCACGGTGCGCCGCGAGATCGTGATCGCGGGCGCCGAGGCGGCGGTCGGTGGTGGCCGCGTGCAGGTCGCGCCGTTCCGCGTCGATCCCGAGGCGCCGAGCCTCGCGCTCGATCTCACGCTGCGCGGCATCGAGCTGCAGCGCCTCGCGAGCGCGGTCTCGAGCGGTCGCGCGAGCGGCACCGGCCGGCTCGACGGGCGCATGTCGCTGCGCGTCGATCTCGTGGCGGACACTCCGCGCATCGTGCTCGGTCGTGGTCGTCTCTCGGCGCGCGGTCCCGGCCGCGTGCGCATCCGTGAATTGCCGGCGTCGGCGACGCCCGCGCGTGGTCTCGATCAGCTCCGCGACGGCGAGTGGATCGAGCAGCGCGTGCTCGCCGCGCTCGCCGACTTCGAATACTCACGTCTCGCATTCGAGCTCCACGGCGAAGAGGGAACGACGCGCCTGCGCGCGCGTGTTCAGGGTCGTGGCGCGCGTACGCCGCAGGAGCTCGATCTCACTCTCCAGGTCAACGGACTGCAGCCTGCGCTCGATCGGGGCCTCGTGCTCCTCGGTCGCGGGCCCTCGCAGGAGCCTTCATGA
- a CDS encoding SDR family NAD(P)-dependent oxidoreductase, with protein sequence MDDDARIAIVTGASAGIGEATSAALAARGLRVVMACRDRGRAEQAAARIRARVPSAKLDVELVDLASLASVRAAVARLGALPRIDVLVLNAGTTTKVRELTEDGLERTLAVDTLGPFALTVPLLDRMRAGARIVQLAGIYHRRGELDLDDLSFASRRWSMLAANNQAQLARVVLAFELARRLDPAQVTVNAVHPGAVRTNAQKDAPRWAQLLMRTVARPFFVDADRGAEPVVRLALDPALARVSGRFFDRMDEAAANPIAHDAALGRALWDRACALTGVS encoded by the coding sequence ATGGACGACGACGCACGGATCGCGATCGTGACGGGCGCGAGCGCAGGCATCGGCGAGGCGACGAGCGCCGCGCTCGCGGCGCGCGGGCTGCGGGTGGTGATGGCGTGTCGTGATCGCGGGCGCGCCGAGCAGGCCGCGGCGCGCATCCGAGCGCGGGTGCCCAGCGCGAAGCTGGACGTGGAGCTCGTCGATCTCGCGTCGCTGGCGTCGGTGAGGGCCGCGGTGGCGCGGCTGGGCGCGCTGCCGCGCATCGACGTGCTGGTGCTCAACGCCGGCACCACGACGAAGGTCCGCGAGCTCACCGAGGACGGGCTCGAGCGCACGCTCGCGGTGGACACGCTGGGGCCCTTCGCGCTCACCGTGCCGCTGCTCGATCGGATGCGCGCCGGCGCGCGGATCGTCCAGCTCGCGGGCATCTATCACCGGCGCGGCGAGCTCGACCTCGACGATCTCTCCTTCGCGTCGCGGCGCTGGTCGATGCTCGCGGCGAACAACCAGGCGCAGCTCGCGCGCGTGGTGCTCGCGTTCGAGCTCGCGCGGCGGCTCGACCCTGCGCAGGTGACGGTGAACGCGGTGCATCCCGGCGCGGTGCGCACCAACGCGCAGAAGGACGCGCCGCGCTGGGCCCAGCTCCTGATGCGCACCGTGGCCCGGCCCTTCTTCGTCGATGCGGATCGCGGCGCCGAGCCGGTCGTGCGCCTCGCGCTCGACCCCGCGCTCGCCCGGGTGAGCGGGCGCTTCTTCGATCGCATGGACGAGGCCGCGGCGAACCCGATCGCCCACGACGCAGCGCTCGGACGCGCGCTGTGGGATCGCGCCTGCGCGCTCACCGGCGTTTCGTGA
- a CDS encoding Rieske 2Fe-2S domain-containing protein produces MDEIEGWWVIAESREVQRAPRSVTRMGERIVLWRDDRGVLHAHDARCPHRGVDLGEGRVVRGELECAYHGLRFDASGRCVAMPCEGAEARVPPRMQIARRIVREARGLVWMWRGSVRDAPLPWPDVMPAHDRRAWTRTMIWDVPLSRVMEAMLDVHHFPFAHRRFSSGVGPRLDPWRVREEDGVVRAEGTMREEKARRGWNVALEARLPAIVFLSFTPWLGGFVACTPIDATHTWIVVRFFVDVPVIGALLARFALWTELTFVQPDDERMQLRTLRERNDLSECTLVRADAAIVAWDRLARKPWVSER; encoded by the coding sequence ATGGACGAGATCGAGGGCTGGTGGGTGATCGCGGAGTCGCGCGAGGTGCAGCGCGCGCCGCGCTCGGTGACGCGGATGGGCGAGCGCATCGTGCTGTGGCGCGACGATCGCGGCGTGCTGCACGCGCACGATGCGCGTTGTCCGCATCGCGGCGTGGATCTCGGCGAAGGACGGGTCGTCCGCGGCGAGCTCGAGTGCGCGTACCACGGGCTGCGGTTCGACGCGTCGGGCCGCTGCGTCGCGATGCCGTGCGAGGGCGCGGAGGCGCGGGTGCCCCCGCGGATGCAGATCGCGCGACGCATCGTGCGCGAGGCGCGCGGTCTGGTGTGGATGTGGCGCGGCTCGGTGCGCGATGCGCCGCTGCCCTGGCCCGACGTGATGCCCGCCCACGATCGTCGCGCGTGGACGCGCACGATGATCTGGGACGTGCCGCTCTCGCGCGTGATGGAGGCGATGCTCGACGTGCATCACTTCCCGTTCGCGCATCGGCGCTTCTCGAGCGGCGTGGGCCCGCGGCTCGATCCGTGGCGGGTGCGCGAGGAGGACGGCGTGGTGCGCGCCGAGGGCACGATGCGCGAGGAGAAGGCGCGCCGCGGCTGGAACGTCGCGCTCGAGGCGCGCCTGCCCGCGATCGTCTTCCTCTCGTTCACGCCGTGGCTCGGTGGCTTCGTCGCGTGCACCCCGATCGACGCGACGCATACCTGGATCGTGGTGCGCTTCTTCGTCGACGTGCCGGTGATCGGCGCGCTGCTCGCGCGCTTCGCGCTGTGGACCGAGCTCACGTTCGTGCAGCCCGACGACGAGCGCATGCAGCTGCGCACGCTGCGGGAACGGAACGATCTCTCGGAGTGCACGCTGGTGCGCGCCGACGCGGCGATCGTCGCGTGGGATCGCCTGGCGAGGAAGCCATGGGTCAGCGAGCGATGA
- a CDS encoding 2OG-Fe(II) oxygenase — protein MKPVMKPAEALPFFFDRDALLEVARERATVHRENAPFPHTVIDGLFPTELLERVLSEFPSPRTEGWERYDDPLQKKLGSRDEERLGPTTRLFLHELNSAPFIQFLEELTGIQGLVPDPWYEGGGLHQIERGGMLKVHVDFNKHTLLKLDRRINVLVYLNKDWDESWGGHLELWDTEMKKAEHKVAPLFNRMVVFNTTDFANHGHPDPLQCPPERQRRSVALYYYSNGRPASEVAASHTTIFKRRPGESIPLTLSEVGENLLPPILLDAIRRAGFVRSRKG, from the coding sequence GTGAAGCCGGTGATGAAGCCCGCCGAGGCGCTGCCTTTCTTCTTCGATCGCGACGCGCTGCTCGAGGTCGCGCGCGAGCGCGCGACGGTGCATCGCGAGAACGCGCCGTTCCCCCACACCGTGATCGACGGTCTCTTCCCGACCGAGCTGCTCGAGCGCGTGCTCTCGGAGTTCCCGTCGCCGCGCACCGAGGGCTGGGAGCGCTACGACGATCCGCTGCAGAAGAAGCTGGGCTCGCGCGACGAGGAGCGCCTCGGGCCGACGACGCGGCTCTTCCTGCACGAGCTCAACTCGGCGCCGTTCATCCAGTTCCTCGAGGAGCTCACGGGCATCCAGGGGCTCGTGCCCGACCCGTGGTACGAGGGCGGCGGCCTGCACCAGATCGAGCGCGGCGGGATGCTCAAGGTCCACGTCGACTTCAACAAGCACACGCTCTTGAAGCTCGATCGCCGCATCAACGTGCTCGTCTACCTCAACAAGGACTGGGACGAGTCGTGGGGCGGCCACCTGGAGCTCTGGGACACCGAGATGAAGAAGGCGGAGCACAAGGTCGCGCCGCTCTTCAACCGCATGGTCGTGTTCAACACGACCGACTTCGCGAACCACGGACACCCGGATCCGCTCCAGTGCCCGCCGGAGCGCCAGCGTCGCTCGGTCGCGCTCTACTACTACTCGAACGGGCGCCCGGCCTCGGAGGTCGCGGCGTCGCACACGACGATCTTCAAGCGTCGCCCCGGTGAGTCGATCCCGCTGACGCTGAGCGAGGTGGGCGAGAACCTGCTTCCGCCGATCTTGCTGGACGCGATTCGGCGGGCGGGGTTCGTTCGGTCTCGCAAGGGCTGA
- a CDS encoding response regulator transcription factor — MTTTPRVLVVEDEAPILDGLLALFRAQGWDASGVADGASALESLAASRVDLVVLDLMIPGVPGLEVLRRVRARGDDTPVLVLTAKGAEEDVVAGIELGADDYVTKPFGIRELVARAKGLLRRPRVTSGAPRRIAIAGATIDLDALEVRWETSADSPRSMRLTAREGSLLEYLAARAHRAVTREELLVDVWGYRDGTVRTRTVDVHVQQLRTKLRAVPGGEAWIATVRGRGYRLATGGELDE; from the coding sequence ATGACGACGACCCCGCGCGTGCTGGTGGTGGAGGACGAGGCGCCCATCCTCGACGGGCTGCTCGCGCTCTTCCGCGCCCAGGGCTGGGACGCGTCGGGTGTCGCCGACGGAGCGAGCGCGCTCGAGTCGCTCGCGGCATCGCGCGTCGATCTCGTGGTGCTCGATCTGATGATCCCCGGCGTGCCCGGGCTCGAGGTGCTGCGTCGGGTGCGGGCGCGGGGCGACGACACGCCGGTGCTGGTGCTCACCGCGAAGGGCGCGGAGGAGGACGTGGTCGCGGGCATCGAGCTCGGCGCCGACGACTACGTGACCAAGCCGTTCGGGATCCGCGAGCTGGTCGCGCGGGCGAAGGGCCTGTTGCGGAGGCCGCGCGTGACGAGCGGCGCGCCGCGACGAATCGCGATCGCGGGCGCGACGATCGATCTCGACGCGCTCGAGGTGCGCTGGGAGACGAGCGCCGATTCCCCCCGCAGCATGCGCCTGACCGCGCGCGAGGGATCGCTGCTCGAGTACCTCGCGGCGCGCGCCCATCGTGCGGTGACGCGCGAGGAGCTGCTCGTCGACGTGTGGGGCTATCGCGACGGGACGGTGCGCACCCGGACGGTCGACGTGCACGTGCAGCAGCTGCGCACGAAGCTGCGCGCGGTGCCGGGTGGCGAGGCGTGGATCGCGACGGTGCGCGGGCGCGGGTATCGGCTCGCGACGGGCGGGGAGCTCGACGAATGA